One segment of Sphingomonas qomolangmaensis DNA contains the following:
- a CDS encoding TetR family transcriptional regulator, whose product MTAVADEMGVDRASLYYYVSSKEALFDDVVRAAVDRNYEIAQQIEQSALAPRAKLRDLVMLLMASYGEHYPLFYIFIRENMSDAGHQRAQWSKDMRRVNRKTTDMVIAIIEEGYADGSFRNVGPSDIVAYGVLGVLGWTHRWYRPDQSEASAEQIGRTYAEMIVTGLETPAH is encoded by the coding sequence ATGACCGCGGTCGCCGACGAAATGGGAGTCGATCGCGCCTCGCTCTATTATTACGTATCGTCGAAGGAAGCGCTGTTCGACGACGTCGTGCGCGCCGCGGTCGATCGCAACTACGAAATCGCGCAGCAGATCGAGCAGAGCGCGCTCGCGCCGCGCGCCAAGCTCCGCGACCTCGTGATGCTGCTGATGGCATCCTATGGCGAGCATTATCCGCTATTCTACATCTTCATCCGCGAGAATATGAGCGATGCCGGGCACCAGCGCGCGCAATGGTCGAAGGACATGCGCCGGGTGAACCGCAAGACCACCGACATGGTGATCGCGATCATCGAGGAAGGCTATGCCGATGGCAGCTTCCGCAATGTCGGCCCCTCGGACATCGTCGCCTATGGCGTGCTCGGCGTGCTAGGGTGGACGCATCGCTGGTACCGCCCCGACCAGAGCGAGGCGAGCGCCGAACAGATCGGCCGCACCTATGCCGAGATGATCGTCACCGGGCTCGAAACCCCCGCACACTGA
- a CDS encoding PepSY-associated TM helix domain-containing protein: MHQLTTIPARPRKPARKAFWLKQAYLWHWISSAVSLVGLLLFAITGITLNHAGEIESSPRVSTAAATLPAPLLAQLSSTDQTARPIPSPVARWIEEEIGLAPSANAEWSDGEVYVALPRPGGDGWVAIDKTTGAITAEVTDRGWVSWLNDLHKGRNTGGAWKWFLDIFSGACVVFALTGFVLLQIHAKKRPSTWPLVVLGLAIPAILALFFIH, from the coding sequence ATGCATCAACTAACCACGATTCCGGCGCGTCCGCGCAAGCCAGCGCGCAAGGCGTTCTGGCTGAAACAGGCCTATCTCTGGCATTGGATCAGCTCGGCGGTCAGCCTGGTCGGGCTGCTGCTGTTCGCGATTACCGGCATCACGCTCAACCATGCCGGCGAGATCGAATCGTCGCCCAGGGTCAGCACCGCCGCCGCGACCTTGCCCGCGCCTTTGCTCGCGCAGCTCTCCTCGACCGACCAGACCGCGCGGCCGATCCCCAGCCCCGTCGCGCGCTGGATCGAGGAGGAGATCGGCCTCGCCCCCAGCGCCAACGCCGAATGGAGCGACGGCGAGGTCTATGTCGCGCTGCCGCGCCCCGGCGGCGACGGCTGGGTGGCGATCGACAAGACGACCGGCGCGATCACCGCCGAAGTCACCGATCGCGGCTGGGTGTCGTGGCTCAACGACCTCCACAAGGGCCGCAACACCGGCGGCGCGTGGAAATGGTTCCTCGACATCTTCTCGGGCGCCTGCGTCGTCTTCGCACTCACCGGCTTCGTGCTGCTCCAGATCCACGCCAAGAAACGCCCCAGCACCTGGCCGCTGGTCGTACTCGGCCTCGCCATCCCCGCGATTCTCGCGCTTTTCTTCATCCATTGA
- a CDS encoding FAD:protein FMN transferase produces the protein MHVALPALVAPEAFARRDAAARIARFGGEAMGTSWSALVVAPPPGLEAELWRTIDAVIASMSQWRPDSALSAFNRAPIGEWWALPADLAEVLATAVAIGGASDGAFDPACGALADLWGFGPPGPRTSVPSPREVTDALARSGTRHLELDARRARRHARIALDLSGIAKGHAVDRLAATCRAAGAQDFLVEIGGEYAGGGIRPDGQPWWVAVEAPPGLAANLRIGLHDLAVATSGDYRRFVAQDGHRFGHSIDPRTGWPIDNGIVSATVVAADCMSADGWATALTVLGGDAAMATAERNGVAAQLRAGDGREWITPALAAMLS, from the coding sequence ATGCACGTCGCGCTGCCCGCGCTCGTCGCGCCCGAGGCATTCGCCCGGCGCGACGCGGCGGCGCGGATCGCGCGGTTCGGCGGCGAGGCGATGGGGACGAGCTGGTCGGCGCTGGTCGTGGCGCCGCCGCCGGGGCTTGAAGCCGAATTGTGGCGCACGATCGATGCGGTGATCGCCTCGATGAGCCAGTGGCGGCCCGACTCGGCGCTGTCGGCGTTCAACCGCGCGCCGATCGGCGAATGGTGGGCGCTGCCCGCCGATCTCGCCGAGGTGCTGGCTACCGCAGTCGCAATCGGGGGAGCAAGCGATGGCGCGTTCGACCCGGCCTGCGGCGCGCTCGCCGATCTCTGGGGCTTCGGCCCGCCGGGACCGCGTACCAGTGTTCCCTCCCCGCGCGAGGTCACCGATGCGCTGGCGCGGAGCGGCACACGGCATCTCGAGCTCGATGCGCGCCGCGCGCGCCGCCACGCCCGAATCGCGCTCGACCTGTCGGGGATCGCCAAGGGCCATGCGGTCGATCGGCTCGCCGCGACCTGCCGCGCCGCGGGGGCGCAAGACTTCCTCGTGGAAATCGGCGGGGAATATGCCGGCGGCGGTATCCGCCCCGACGGCCAACCCTGGTGGGTCGCGGTCGAAGCCCCGCCGGGGCTGGCCGCCAATCTGCGTATCGGCCTGCACGACCTCGCGGTGGCCACGTCAGGCGATTATCGCCGTTTCGTCGCACAAGATGGCCACCGCTTTGGCCACAGCATCGACCCGCGCACCGGCTGGCCGATCGACAACGGCATCGTCTCGGCGACGGTGGTCGCTGCCGATTGTATGTCCGCCGATGGCTGGGCGACCGCGTTGACGGTGCTGGGGGGCGACGCCGCGATGGCGACCGCCGAGCGCAACGGCGTGGCGGCGCAACTGCGCGCGGGCGATGGCCGCGAATGGATCACCCCCGCGCTGGCGGCGATGCTGTCCTGA
- a CDS encoding asparagine synthetase B family protein encodes MAGLYLTRNAQRAAAETRLDAARAQYARHGFGTPTALAVPGWDILHFDYIVGGPTTLQVENDDFIAVAGTLTFDSAIGAQALKRLLASFGDSPDWQRIGGQFTAVVRKNGRSFVFGDWFAAHQLHHDTERSFFSTSLLAAARSMPRLRFDPQGVYEFAFNVVPIGDDTVFEGLKTLGPREMVELTREGTRTHPLEKRLPDTASDLPLPDRIASHRQRLADVVTAHAEPFGDRIFCPLSGGLDSRLLLAALREAGHSPHVYVYGDRDEDDVVFAQAIGGAMGFAVEWVDKDGAVSVTPDGFAEQVARNFDQFDALPTFGNIFDNGGAAWARDKRHAGGALAASGGCGEIWRDFFFLADRPASARTVARTFFARFDARDATALFDPRAFMGAIERKIAEALGVSNPTALLSRQWVEQAYPRVRCRSLFGREISLESRYGAYMMPFLDHQSVAEAMALPMAMKQAGRFEAQLLAAIDPALAAQPSAYGHSFAEPPGARHRFDEWSSRIRPTWMRQHSYALQRRLRPMGDEHGGLLTPDYMARVIDLDFPAMRAFFRVDRVADTAVWRRIAALEYLAAALGVEAPAAS; translated from the coding sequence ATGGCCGGCCTGTACCTCACCCGCAACGCGCAACGCGCCGCCGCCGAGACCAGGCTCGATGCCGCGCGCGCGCAATATGCGCGGCACGGTTTCGGTACGCCGACCGCGCTGGCGGTGCCCGGCTGGGATATCCTCCATTTCGACTACATCGTCGGCGGCCCGACGACGCTGCAGGTCGAGAACGACGACTTCATAGCGGTTGCGGGTACGCTCACCTTCGATTCGGCGATCGGCGCGCAAGCGCTCAAGCGTCTACTCGCGAGCTTCGGCGATTCGCCCGATTGGCAGCGAATCGGTGGCCAGTTCACCGCAGTGGTCCGCAAAAACGGCCGCAGCTTCGTCTTCGGCGACTGGTTCGCCGCGCACCAGCTGCATCACGATACCGAACGCAGCTTCTTTTCGACCTCGCTGCTTGCCGCCGCGCGCTCGATGCCCAGGCTGCGCTTCGATCCTCAGGGCGTCTATGAATTCGCATTCAACGTCGTGCCGATCGGCGACGACACGGTGTTCGAAGGGCTCAAGACGCTCGGCCCGCGCGAGATGGTCGAGCTGACGCGCGAGGGCACCCGCACCCACCCGCTCGAAAAGCGCCTGCCCGATACCGCCAGCGACCTGCCATTGCCCGACCGCATCGCGTCGCACCGCCAGCGGCTTGCCGACGTGGTCACCGCGCACGCCGAACCCTTTGGCGATCGTATCTTCTGCCCGCTGTCGGGCGGGCTCGATTCGCGGCTGCTGCTCGCAGCGCTGCGCGAGGCGGGCCATTCGCCGCACGTCTATGTCTATGGCGACCGCGACGAGGACGACGTCGTCTTCGCGCAAGCGATCGGCGGCGCGATGGGGTTCGCGGTCGAATGGGTCGACAAGGACGGCGCGGTATCGGTGACCCCCGACGGTTTCGCCGAGCAGGTCGCGCGCAACTTCGACCAGTTCGACGCGCTGCCGACCTTCGGCAACATCTTCGACAATGGCGGCGCGGCCTGGGCGCGCGACAAGCGGCATGCCGGCGGCGCGCTGGCGGCGTCGGGGGGATGCGGCGAAATCTGGCGCGACTTCTTCTTCCTCGCCGATCGGCCCGCCTCGGCGCGCACCGTCGCGCGCACCTTCTTCGCGCGCTTCGACGCACGCGACGCGACGGCGTTGTTCGATCCGCGCGCCTTCATGGGGGCGATCGAGCGCAAGATCGCCGAAGCGCTCGGCGTTTCCAACCCCACCGCCTTGCTGTCGCGCCAATGGGTCGAACAGGCCTATCCGCGGGTGCGTTGCCGATCGTTGTTCGGGCGCGAGATCAGCCTCGAATCGCGCTACGGCGCGTACATGATGCCGTTCCTCGACCACCAATCGGTCGCCGAGGCGATGGCGCTGCCGATGGCGATGAAGCAGGCGGGGCGGTTCGAGGCGCAACTGCTCGCCGCGATCGATCCCGCGCTCGCCGCGCAGCCCTCGGCCTATGGCCACAGCTTCGCCGAGCCCCCCGGCGCGCGCCATCGCTTCGATGAATGGTCGTCGCGCATCCGCCCCACCTGGATGCGCCAGCACAGCTATGCGCTGCAACGCCGGCTGCGGCCGATGGGCGACGAGCATGGCGGGCTGCTGACCCCCGATTATATGGCGCGCGTGATCGACCTCGACTTCCCCGCGATGCGCGCGTTTTTTCGGGTCGACCGGGTAGCCGACACCGCGGTGTGGCGAAGGATCGCCGCGCTGGAATATCTGGCGGCGGCGTTGGGGGTCGAGGCGCCGGCAGCTTCATAG
- a CDS encoding DUF4198 domain-containing protein, whose protein sequence is MLRTAIAVTALALAAVPATLQAHRLWMMPSTTVISSADGWVTFDAAASNDVFHADHQPLRVEPAAFAPDGSEAKIENFATGRFRSTFDLHLTQPGTWKVAMLSDGVGGSYQLAGEEKRLPRGTTADKLPGIIPAGATDVKLMQIEGRNEVFVTSGAPTDAVLRPTGKGLELVAETHPNDVVTGEDAVFGFTVDGKPAAGLEVLVVRGGKRYRDTVDEQTLKADAAGKVRVSFAEPGMYWLNASASGQSATIPNAARRMSYTTTLEVLGA, encoded by the coding sequence ATGCTTCGCACCGCAATCGCCGTCACCGCGCTCGCGCTCGCCGCGGTTCCCGCCACGCTCCAGGCGCATCGCCTGTGGATGATGCCCTCGACCACGGTCATCTCGAGCGCCGATGGCTGGGTGACCTTCGACGCCGCCGCCTCGAACGACGTGTTCCACGCCGATCACCAGCCGCTGCGCGTCGAACCCGCCGCCTTCGCCCCCGATGGCAGCGAGGCCAAGATCGAGAATTTCGCCACCGGGCGCTTCCGCAGCACCTTCGACCTCCACTTGACCCAGCCGGGCACCTGGAAGGTGGCGATGCTGAGCGACGGCGTCGGCGGCAGCTACCAGCTGGCCGGTGAAGAGAAGCGGCTGCCGCGCGGGACCACCGCCGACAAGCTGCCGGGCATCATCCCGGCGGGTGCGACCGATGTGAAGCTGATGCAGATCGAGGGGCGCAACGAGGTGTTCGTCACCTCGGGCGCGCCGACCGACGCCGTGCTTCGCCCGACCGGCAAGGGGCTCGAGCTGGTCGCCGAAACGCATCCCAACGATGTGGTGACCGGCGAGGATGCGGTGTTCGGCTTCACCGTCGACGGCAAGCCAGCCGCTGGGCTAGAAGTGCTCGTCGTGCGCGGCGGCAAGCGCTATCGCGACACGGTCGACGAACAGACGCTGAAAGCCGACGCCGCGGGCAAGGTCCGCGTGTCGTTCGCCGAGCCCGGCATGTACTGGCTCAACGCCAGCGCGAGCGGCCAGAGCGCCACGATCCCCAATGCCGCGCGCCGGATGAGCTACACCACCACGCTGGAAGTGCTCGGCGCCTGA
- a CDS encoding ferredoxin--NADP reductase, with protein sequence MHAPRPKLTQPPHAAFDTVEVKWVRHWNEHLFSLAVDRPSSFRFRSGEFVMLGLQGDDKPLMRAYSISSAAYHDEIEFLSIKVEDGPLTSRLQNVVAGDELYMGRKPTGTLVTDALTPGKRLFLLSTGTGLAPFLSLLRDPDTYERFEQIVLVHSVRRVSDLAFHEELSGKLADDPLVGEQAQTQFHYIPTVTREPFHTSKRIQGLIEDGTLFAASIEGPPAFDRATDRVMMCGSTAMIADFAKLLEEAGFEEGSNARPADFVIERAFVG encoded by the coding sequence TTGCACGCCCCCCGCCCGAAGCTGACCCAGCCGCCGCACGCCGCCTTCGACACCGTCGAGGTGAAATGGGTGCGCCACTGGAACGAGCATCTGTTCAGCCTGGCGGTCGATCGCCCGTCCAGCTTCCGCTTCCGTTCGGGCGAGTTCGTGATGCTGGGGCTGCAGGGCGACGACAAGCCGCTGATGCGCGCCTATTCGATTTCGAGCGCCGCCTATCATGACGAGATCGAGTTCCTGTCGATCAAGGTCGAGGACGGCCCGCTGACGTCGCGGTTGCAGAATGTCGTCGCGGGCGATGAACTGTACATGGGGCGCAAGCCGACCGGCACGCTGGTCACCGACGCGCTGACCCCGGGCAAGCGGCTGTTCCTGCTGTCGACCGGCACCGGGTTGGCGCCGTTCCTCAGCCTGCTGCGCGATCCCGACACCTATGAGCGGTTCGAACAGATCGTGCTGGTGCATTCGGTGCGCCGCGTGAGCGATCTTGCGTTTCACGAGGAATTGTCGGGCAAGCTGGCCGACGATCCCCTGGTCGGCGAACAGGCGCAGACGCAGTTCCACTATATCCCGACGGTGACGCGCGAGCCGTTCCACACGAGCAAGCGGATCCAGGGGCTGATCGAGGACGGCACGCTGTTCGCCGCGTCGATCGAGGGGCCGCCGGCATTCGATCGCGCAACCGATCGGGTGATGATGTGCGGCAGTACCGCGATGATCGCCGATTTCGCCAAGCTGCTCGAGGAGGCGGGGTTCGAGGAAGGCTCGAACGCGCGGCCGGCGGACTTCGTGATCGAGCGGGCGTTCGTGGGGTGA
- a CDS encoding right-handed parallel beta-helix repeat-containing protein: MRILAFLAATTMLAAPAFPQGDGPFTVVEQGRSFGSLYDAVQAIGDGTGTIRIAPGRYRDCAVQEAGRISFVATTPGSVVFDSAICEDKATFVLRGRGSKVDGIVFTRTFVDDGNGAGIRIEKGDLEVVNSMFVDGQCGILSASDPRSTISIDKSTFARLGKHPDGSGAHALYIGEYGALKVTRSRFEQGTGGHYVKNRAPRVEIVDNSFDDSKGQATNYMIDLSNGATGRIADNSFVQGNGKDNWTTMITVAPEGAENASTGLVVENNRASTVPGFRNDTVLVRNWSGDKVVLRGNVLSGRMTEYARQ; this comes from the coding sequence ATGCGCATTCTCGCATTCCTAGCCGCCACCACCATGCTCGCCGCGCCCGCCTTTCCACAGGGCGATGGGCCGTTCACCGTGGTCGAACAGGGCCGGAGCTTCGGCAGCCTGTACGATGCGGTGCAGGCGATCGGCGACGGGACGGGCACGATCCGGATCGCGCCGGGGCGCTATCGCGACTGCGCGGTGCAGGAGGCGGGGCGGATCAGCTTCGTCGCGACGACGCCGGGCAGCGTGGTGTTCGATTCGGCGATCTGCGAGGACAAGGCGACCTTCGTGCTGCGCGGACGCGGCAGCAAGGTCGATGGCATCGTCTTCACCCGCACCTTCGTCGACGACGGCAATGGCGCGGGAATCCGGATTGAGAAGGGCGACCTCGAGGTCGTCAATTCGATGTTCGTCGACGGCCAGTGCGGCATCCTCTCGGCGAGCGATCCCCGATCGACGATCAGCATCGACAAATCGACCTTCGCGCGGCTGGGCAAGCATCCCGACGGTTCGGGCGCGCATGCGCTGTATATCGGTGAGTATGGCGCGCTGAAGGTAACGCGCTCGCGCTTCGAACAGGGTACCGGCGGCCATTATGTGAAGAACCGCGCGCCGCGGGTCGAGATCGTCGACAACAGCTTCGACGACAGCAAGGGGCAGGCGACCAACTACATGATCGACCTGTCGAACGGCGCGACCGGGCGGATCGCCGACAACAGCTTCGTCCAAGGGAACGGCAAGGACAATTGGACGACGATGATCACCGTCGCGCCCGAGGGGGCGGAGAATGCGTCGACGGGGTTGGTGGTGGAAAACAACCGCGCATCGACGGTGCCGGGGTTCCGGAACGATACGGTGCTGGTGCGGAACTGGTCGGGCGACAAGGTGGTGCTGCGCGGGAATGTGCTGAGCGGGCGGATGACCGAATATGCGCGGCAGTAA
- a CDS encoding LuxR C-terminal-related transcriptional regulator, producing the protein MATVSPNFPRLEASFEGMIENSPIASVISNPRLPDNPIVACNDAFCHLTGYPRDQVVGRNCRFLSGPGTEPWLSDEIRNGVREHRPTLVEILNYKADGTPFRNAVLVAPIYDETDELLYFLGSQVEIPEGATGPSNSRRIKAAETVKALSERQRQVLEMVAKGLLNKQIAGILGLSEKTVKMHRAIVMERLGIHRTAEMVRVAVEAGL; encoded by the coding sequence ATGGCAACGGTATCTCCGAACTTCCCGCGTCTCGAAGCCAGTTTCGAAGGCATGATCGAGAACAGCCCGATCGCGTCGGTGATCAGCAACCCGCGGTTGCCCGACAATCCGATCGTCGCGTGCAACGATGCGTTCTGCCACCTCACCGGCTATCCGCGCGACCAGGTGGTGGGGCGCAATTGCCGTTTTCTGTCGGGACCGGGGACCGAACCCTGGCTGAGCGACGAAATCCGCAACGGGGTGCGCGAGCATCGCCCGACGCTGGTCGAGATCCTGAACTACAAGGCCGATGGCACGCCGTTCCGCAACGCGGTGCTGGTCGCGCCGATCTATGACGAGACCGACGAGCTTTTGTACTTCCTCGGCTCGCAGGTTGAGATTCCCGAAGGGGCGACCGGGCCGTCGAACAGCCGCCGGATCAAGGCCGCCGAAACCGTGAAGGCCTTGTCCGAACGCCAGCGGCAGGTGCTCGAAATGGTCGCCAAGGGGCTGCTCAACAAGCAGATCGCCGGAATCCTTGGGCTGTCGGAAAAGACGGTGAAGATGCACCGCGCGATCGTGATGGAGCGGCTGGGCATCCACCGCACCGCCGAAATGGTGCGCGTCGCGGTCGAGGCGGGGCTTTAG
- a CDS encoding spermine/spermidine synthase domain-containing protein — MIPRELIGTAQVPDGEELKLFRRGDDFMIVLQRNELMNSRMSGSEEALATMTCERLAERRPLRILIGGYGMGFTLRSALAVLPGDAELVVAELVPEIVEWAKGPMAMLTAGCLDDARVSVVVEDVAVSIDKARAEYDAILLDVDNGPDGLTRLGNDRLYSSRGIAAARRALKPGGVLAVWSAAPDAPFARRLREGDLAVDEVVVRARSNGKGARHVIWFARRPEA, encoded by the coding sequence TTGATCCCCCGCGAATTGATCGGCACCGCGCAGGTGCCCGACGGCGAAGAACTCAAGCTGTTCCGGCGCGGCGACGATTTCATGATCGTCCTGCAGCGCAACGAGCTGATGAACAGCCGGATGAGCGGGTCGGAAGAGGCGCTGGCGACGATGACCTGCGAGCGGCTGGCGGAGCGCAGACCGCTGCGCATCCTGATCGGCGGCTATGGCATGGGGTTCACGTTGCGATCGGCGCTCGCGGTGCTGCCGGGCGATGCCGAGCTGGTCGTCGCCGAGCTGGTGCCCGAAATCGTCGAATGGGCGAAGGGGCCGATGGCCATGCTGACCGCCGGCTGCCTCGACGACGCGCGCGTGTCGGTGGTGGTCGAGGATGTCGCGGTGTCGATCGACAAGGCGCGTGCCGAATATGACGCGATCCTGCTCGATGTCGACAACGGCCCCGACGGGCTTACCCGGCTGGGCAACGACCGACTGTATTCGTCGCGCGGGATCGCGGCGGCGCGGCGCGCGCTGAAGCCTGGCGGGGTGCTGGCGGTGTGGTCGGCAGCGCCCGATGCGCCGTTCGCGCGGCGGCTGCGCGAGGGCGATCTGGCGGTCGACGAAGTCGTCGTGCGCGCGCGCAGCAACGGCAAGGGCGCGCGCCACGTCATCTGGTTCGCGCGGCGGCCCGAGGCCTAG
- a CDS encoding DUF2271 domain-containing protein, with product MQVRHQLLLTGLPMLAVATPAIAQTAQVQLTLPRLKVAEYNRPYVAIWLEKPGMPARTLQIWYDFDMAKNEGTKWLGDVRSWWRASGRTMRFPADGVTGATRAPGKHMVRVPTGQLAPGQYVLAIEAAREVGGREVVRVPFSWPPKPGQTFAASGTSELGAVALAFTR from the coding sequence ATGCAGGTCCGCCACCAATTGCTGCTCACCGGCCTGCCGATGCTCGCGGTCGCCACCCCCGCGATCGCGCAGACCGCACAGGTCCAGCTCACGCTGCCGCGGCTCAAGGTCGCCGAGTATAACCGCCCCTATGTCGCGATCTGGCTCGAAAAGCCCGGCATGCCCGCGCGCACGCTGCAGATCTGGTATGATTTCGACATGGCCAAGAACGAGGGCACCAAGTGGCTGGGCGATGTCCGCAGCTGGTGGCGCGCCTCGGGCCGGACGATGCGCTTTCCCGCCGATGGCGTGACCGGCGCGACGCGCGCACCAGGCAAGCACATGGTCCGCGTGCCCACCGGCCAGCTGGCCCCCGGCCAATATGTGCTGGCGATCGAGGCGGCGCGCGAGGTCGGCGGGCGCGAGGTCGTCCGCGTTCCCTTCAGCTGGCCGCCCAAGCCCGGCCAGACCTTTGCCGCATCGGGCACATCCGAACTGGGCGCGGTCGCGCTCGCCTTCACGCGCTGA
- a CDS encoding serine hydrolase domain-containing protein codes for MSLRIALLSLPLVACSPAPSAPAEQEAPATTAAAPSPRTTGLDPALLAQTVAAAQRLPRIRSLLVLRDGETLAEHRFNGGPPLDRAVNIKSASKTILSALAGIAIDKGVLEGADQPILPLLRADAPANPDPRLAQVTVDHLLSMRAGLDRTSGPNYGAWVASPNWVRYALGRRFVDEPGGGMLYSTGSSHLLSAALTRASGRSTHQLATQWLGEPLGISIPQWPRDAQGVYFGGNDMLLSPRALARFGEMYRNGGRVGTAQVVPAAWIDASWQPRATSPWSGNGYGYGWFVEEVRGHPVRFAWGYGGQMLYVLPSLGLTVVMTSDPSPQPRDDHVDSLHGLLAEGIIPAAIRGAG; via the coding sequence ATGTCATTGCGTATCGCCCTGCTCTCGCTGCCGCTGGTAGCCTGTTCGCCCGCCCCTTCGGCCCCCGCCGAGCAGGAGGCCCCCGCCACCACCGCTGCGGCGCCGTCGCCGCGCACCACCGGGCTCGACCCGGCATTGCTGGCGCAGACCGTCGCCGCCGCGCAGCGGCTGCCGCGGATCCGGTCGCTGCTGGTGCTGCGCGATGGCGAGACGCTCGCCGAGCATCGCTTCAACGGCGGCCCGCCGCTCGATCGCGCGGTGAACATCAAATCGGCGTCGAAGACGATCCTGTCGGCGCTTGCCGGGATCGCGATCGACAAGGGGGTGCTCGAAGGCGCCGACCAGCCGATCCTGCCGCTGCTGCGCGCCGATGCCCCCGCCAACCCCGATCCGCGGCTGGCGCAAGTGACGGTCGATCACCTGCTGTCGATGCGCGCGGGGCTCGATCGCACCTCGGGGCCCAATTACGGCGCCTGGGTCGCGAGCCCCAATTGGGTCCGCTACGCGCTCGGGCGCCGCTTCGTCGACGAACCCGGCGGCGGCATGCTGTATTCGACCGGCAGCTCGCATCTGCTATCGGCGGCGCTCACCCGCGCTTCGGGCCGGAGCACGCACCAGCTCGCGACGCAATGGCTCGGCGAGCCGCTCGGCATCAGCATCCCGCAATGGCCCCGCGACGCGCAAGGGGTGTATTTCGGCGGCAACGACATGCTGCTCAGCCCGCGCGCATTGGCGCGCTTCGGCGAGATGTACCGCAATGGCGGCCGCGTCGGCACGGCGCAGGTGGTGCCCGCCGCCTGGATCGACGCCAGCTGGCAGCCGCGCGCCACCTCGCCCTGGAGCGGCAACGGCTATGGCTATGGCTGGTTCGTCGAGGAGGTGCGCGGCCATCCGGTGCGCTTCGCCTGGGGCTATGGCGGGCAGATGCTGTACGTGCTGCCCAGCCTCGGCCTCACCGTGGTGATGACCTCGGATCCGTCCCCGCAGCCGCGCGACGACCATGTCGATTCGCTCCACGGCCTGCTCGCCGAGGGGATCATCCCCGCGGCGATCCGCGGCGCGGGCTAG